One Natator depressus isolate rNatDep1 chromosome 26, rNatDep2.hap1, whole genome shotgun sequence genomic window, CAGTCAGACATTTGGCACCTGCAGTTAACTATACAGCTAGAACAGACTGCTTGGCTCAGTGAAGTCTGAGAACCTCACATGGGCTCATTCAAATGCTCCCAGGCCCTCCTGTGGCTGAAGGAATAATTCCTCCATCAGCAATCTCAATGGTCATACACAGCACTTGTATGAAAATTGACTCTTTCCTAGAACAGAGCTTCAAAATAATTTGCTGGAATGGCAGGTCTTGGGAACACCAAACACTTTGGATCATGAAAGCAGGCTTAGGTGGTTCTCCCAGTCCACGCTTTCTTCCCTGCAGCAGGACAGTTCCGTAGCACTGAGAGTAAAGCCATGCGGCAGCATTAAAGCACTTGACTCCTGCTGAGCTAGCCATTCTCTGAACATCAGACTTCTGCCATTTGTGGGTCACAAACCTATTTCAGTCTATCAAGGTTCCAGAGTATTCAAGTTAGGGAATGAGTAGGAATAGTATTTAAAGAGGGACAGTATACTGCTCAACAATTTTAGATGTGTCTATTTAGGAGGTCTACATTTTGCTTGGGTTTTCAGGACAGTTTAAGCATTTATAATATGCAATCAACCACACAGCAAATTACCTGTTTCTAAACATTGTGTTGGTAAATATACTGTCCTCGTATCTCTGCCGTGCTGCATTCCCACCAAAACCAAGGAACGTCGCTACGTACACTCTGTACACGTGCTCGGTCTGATGAGCATCACAGCCCAAATTGAACTCTGCAAGTAAGTTTTTGGCTACTTCCTCCTGCAAGCACCGAAGTgacaggagattagagagactttTGCAATACAAAGCAAAGCTAGTCACAACAAGCCTATGAACACTGGAGTGCTACAGGCACTGAAGTGTCATCTCAGATCGGTTCTCAGAGACTCTGCATTCAGCCACTCTCACTCAGATTGCCTCAGACATGTCCCAAAATTGCTTGTCAAAATTTCTGAAGCACTTCAGAGAAAACACCAGTTCCGACACTTTGCGAtggtcttcactacagggagATTGATGCTGCGGCAATCGATgtagcagggatcgatttagcgggtctagcaaagacctgctaaatcaatggcagagtgctctccggtagaccctggtactccagctctccgagaagagtacgggaagtcgaccagagagcgatattcacgtagctggagtagcgtaacttaagTTGATTTACCCCGGTAGCGAAGACAAGTAGAAGGTGCAAAGGGAACTGGCGTAACAGTGTGTGGGGGTTGCAGCATCTGCAGTAGCAGGCTCACACACATCACAGACATTTGCTTGGTCAAGAGGGCAGAGGGAGTACCAAGGCATCACCAAAACTCTTTAGATCTAACATCTGACCCCAAGTTCAGATAGTGCCTTATAAAACGATATGCTGGTAAACAATTCTTTACAACCTCTCGAACTATCAAATTCATCTTTAGTTCagaggacaatttttttttttttttttttttaatagcacaaATAGTCAGTTTCCTCTCCCTGTTCAATTTTTGAAACACTTAAAGTATAAGTGCTTTGTCAAAGACTTGTAATAAAATAAGGAGCCCAGATGGTATGTATTTCAAAGATTAAGATGATCCCCCATTAACATTGGTATTGAATTCCAAGTTTTTAAAGAAGTCTCCAATTAGATTTCCACTCCAGTATCCTCTTCCTATATATGGGCATATCCCACAGATGTGTGTAGGGAGAAGGGGAAGAATATTGCAGTAGATCTTTTGAGGAAAGAGGACAATTCTGCCCTCTATCTGAAGAGGCAGAGCTTGGTAATTCAATTGTTCAGAACGAGGAAAAATGCAATTTTACAGACCGCTTAaataaaaactgttttgttttaatcatGTATTGTGGGTCAAAGCCTGTGTTTCTTATACACAGTCTCTCCTCTGGCAAATTCAccaggaagtcaatgggagtttgccttATTCAAGACTTCAGGATTTGCCCTAAAAATCAATACATACTTTTGAGATTAAAATAAGTCATATGGTTCCATTTGAAATTTAGAAACAAAGTTAGTTCTCGTCTCTTCCACAGCACATATACTGTGTAGTGCacataaaacattttgtttaacacAGTGACCTGTTACTTTGATCATTTTCTCATGTTCTAGCTTATCAAGGGAAATTACATGACAAATAAATACAGCTCCCTTCTCGTGCGGGAATTACACAACTTTTAGCATGAAAACTCTTAAGTACAAGTCTGCTTAGAAAAATCCAATTAAGAAAGTTAAATACTTGTACAAATGAACTTTCCACCATGCTTTATCAACTTATTTTTTGCAAATGAACAAAACACAAATGAATTGCTTAGCTGATGAGGGACTCGTGGTCACATCTTCTCTTGCCTGGTGTTGGGATGTGATGTAATGAAACAAAAACCAATGGATATgggttaaaaacagaaaaaatgtaCAGATAATAACCTGCTGTGAAGAGGCAAAGCTTACAGTTTTAGGGACTTCATATGCTATCTGGGTCGACACACCACCCATGTCGAGAATACCCACTGTCCTCTTACGAATGATGGCTTCTTTGTTCTCACTGGTAGGGATATGCACCTCCACTACTGCATCATCCTCTGGAACACAAAACAGATAGCTGGCAATCCTGAGAAATACATTTGGGATGGGATCTGAAGCAGTATCAAACTCAAAGAGAAAGAGCACCTTCCATTGAACTGCTGTGTTGTTAATTACAAAATTTAATATTGAACATGAATCACTGGACTAGTCCTGTGAAATTTAGGTATTGCTCTTTGCACAGTGTGTGACTGGTATGCTCCAATGTGCCTATTTGAAGACACTCATTAAAAACTAATTATCTGGCACTTCACTTCCACCCCCATGTGTTGATAATATACAGGAAGTTCCttctaaaatataattaatatactTGCCATCATCAATATGTTCAAATCGTCCCAAAACAAAGTTGATGCCAATCCACGCATACACTCCtagaagcatttaaaaaaaaaaaaagcaaaattgtAAAAAAATGTTAGACCATCTGgtagctttttaaaaacctaTTACAGTTTAGTCTCCCTCACTTATCTTTATGTTCATTTCACTTGTTAACACATTGTATGTCAACTGTGTTAGACACAGAAACTTTTTATAAGcattgcttcaaaatttaacagtTTTTGTCACCTAAAATACTCAAACAATTCTCATAAAGTTCATTAGTTTAACCATTCAGTAGTTAAGTCATTCTTTAAGGCAAGTTTttaagtaacaaaaaaaatcagaataaaatggGAAGATCTTGTCATCTATAAGTAAGGCTACATtgtagtcatgggtatttttaatagaagtcaaggacaggtcctgggcagtaaacaaaaggagtacttgtggcaccgtagagactaaccaatttatttgagcctaagcttttgtgagctacagctcacttcatcgaatgcatccgatgaagtgagctgtaactcacaaaagcttaggctcaaataaattggttagtctctacggtgccacaagtactccttttctttttgcgaatacagactaacacagctgctactctaaactggtcagtaaacaaaaattcatgggccATGACCTGtcctgacttttactatatacgcCTGACTAaaagttgggggggtggggagtgggaagaggGGAATATTGACTCAGCGAGACAGCCCGGGGGGGCCCAGCGGGTGCTCCCTACTCAGCTCCTAAGTGCCTTGTGCTGCCTCCGCTCTGCCCTAAGCcccggttctgcagctcccattggctgggaactgcagcaaaTGGGAATTGTGGGGTGGTGCCTGCCGGGAGAGGCAGTACGTAtcgctaggagctgagggaggggagttcctcTCGCCCTTCCAGGGAACCTGCCCTACATAAGCACTTCCCCACAtgccaatccccagccctgagggccccccccccaacccaaactccagctgctggggagcaggggggcgagacggccccagcagcagccggtgcgACGGGCCCAGGGGCTTCGTCAGCTGTTCAGGCGGCCCCTGACCAGGCACACcagcagccactgcagaagtcatggaaaaaAGCTAAGGAATCCGTGACAACCACAGAGCCTTATCTATAAGCCAGTCATAGCCAACTATTCTTCCTCTACAGTGAGCATATATGTTTCTAAAAAGACTACTTTTTTCATACAATCAGAaatacagggctggaagggattttgtgaggtcatctagtacagccccctgcactgaggcaggaccaagaaaacctagatcatccctgacaagtgtttgtccaacctgttcttaaaaatctccagtgatggggattgcacaaccttccttggaatcCTATTATATTGGACTGGATGACGTCAGAAATAAGAGAAAAATGGACACATGTGGCCTGACAGCTAAATAAGGAGGCATTTGTTATTTCTCCTGATTTTAGATGACGTTTCTCATAAATTATTGGGGCACTTTTTGCTTTTGACCAGGATGCAAAACAGTTGCTGTTGAGACATAAGAACTCTTAACTTACCAAGCATTTGGACAAGCCAGAAACAACAAGAATTTAACCAAACGGGACTGGAAAGGAACAAAAATACGTTAAAACTCTTTTCTTCTACAGCATTAACTTACCTTCCTGTTTCCCTGAAATAACTTCTGCATGAGAGTCcgaaaacagaaaatcaaaatgCACAGGAATATCAGTGAGCAGATCTTCTAGTATTGCCTTCTGCTGGCTGCAAAATTACCAACATTTTGAACAACGGTTAAACTACTCAAAGCACTAAGATCTTTAAACTAAATATTGAAAGAAATAAGGTACCTATTCACCTCTCAGGCAGGATTCTCATCCCTGCAGTACAGAGGATATAGAGAGGAGTTTCTTTGTGTTTTGCACGGGGCACGTGTTCTGCAGCAAAGTTCAGAAGTGGAGAAATATAATCACTGACTCTTTCAGGAGAGCTAGCAAActctgaaatgcctagagaaacAGACAGATGAATGAGGAAGGGCCAAGTATAAAGTAAGAGTTTCTTTCACATAAAAGCatcaaacttgttttttttttttttttaaacctcatagGCTTTGAAGAtttaaagtaattatttttaCGTAAAGTCAGCTATTTGCAACTGCTAACCAGTTTTGTAAGAAAGGGGCTCACAATCAGTTAATGTGTGTAAGGGAATTACTTAAAAACTAAAGAAGACTTGCTCTACTAATAACTTTCCAGCTAACAGTCAATGCAAGGCACAAACCAAGTACAAAATACTATTAAAGTATCTATGCTATATATAACCCTCATAAGAATTCATGGTAATTTCTTTTTGGCTGGATCAATATAAGGTAGTGAAGTTCTAAAGTTCTGAAATGCAGTTTACCTCACCCTGCTCCCATGTCTAGATGTTTCAGTTCATTGTGGTTTTTAGGTTAAGATTAATATAACTCTTAAATGCTCAGCACAGACTTGGGCCCAATCCTCATTGTGATCAGAACAGTGCTTGCTATGCTGTCACCAGCAGCATTTCCATGGTCAGCATACACAGATATTTTCACACAATGGCATGAGAACTATGCAACAGGAAGACATGGATTGGACTTCAAAAGGAGATGGGAACTTTTAAAATAAGAGTTTAAGCAAACAGtcagtttttaaattattcaaataCGTTGTTCCACTAAGTTACCCAATTGTTTACTTCCAAATTTGAGACAGATTCCATTTAtcaattaaaaataactttgcaTTTCACCTAAGACCTTACAGCATTTTACAAATAGTAAACTTTATAAACCCTGAGCAAGAAGTATTTCCCGCTCTGAAAGATGGAGGTAACTTCTGTacagaagttaaatgacttaAGGTCACCTAGTGAGTTAACTGCAGACGCGAGAAGATAACTCAGGTCTGACTCCTATTCTAACCAATAAACAATGGCCACAATCTATAGTTCAGCCCATTATCACTTTTTTGAATTTGTCTCTGAaacatttaaaaccaaacacacGCACACCCACTACTTGTTTACCAAAATAACAGAATCAAAACTGATTCTAACTGAGCAGAACTGGTTATTTAACTGACAGCTCAACCTGTGATGCTTATAGGTACCTCCTACCTCCACATTGGCAGCATTGTAACAAACTGTAAAGCTGAATAAAGCACCTTTCAAACCAAACACAGATGAAGTTGATGGAGGACTACAATAATGTAGTTGTCCATTTCATAGTCCTTTGGGAAGCCACTGCAATCCAGCCATTACTATATAATTTGATAtgaaacaattttaaataatCTGTGGCAAGAACTGCTTTATTGATATGCCTAAATATGATTTATTACTCCTTAATTTATACTTGCATCTAAGATATTTTAAAAGAGGGACATAGATTGGTTGTTTGTATTCCAACTGACCTTTCAGGCAGCAGGAAACAGTTTTTGGTTTTGAAGTTAAAAGCCCTATTTTCTCTGCCAACCTGGCATGATTATTTTTATGACTGGAGACGGGAGCAAGCTACATTATGATAACATTTCAACAAGCTTAATTTTCAGATGGTTTTAAAATTAAGATAATTTTCAAGAAATTGCAACACTGTTCTATTTATTACTCGGAGGCCCTTATCAAAGGCTGTTTATGAAATACACCTAATGATTCAAATATGCCTAGAGACCAGGTGTAGCTACTAGACtccaaaattaaaaaagaagTCAGCTCTCTTCTGAAAAATGAAGCCTTGGGATTTTAATATGAATCTTGAATATTGTTTTGGGTTAGATAATCAGCTGTTTAGAAAAAATGACTGAATATTAgggtttttcatacctggtttaaTTTTCATAACCactggttttctgtttttgtcccTCATTTGCTTGATGTCCAACAGATCATGCGGGTTGCCATTGTGTCTTGGCCAACAATACACAAAGATCCTAGACCCGCTGCTGCCACAGTCTACCACGATGCCATAGTTCAGATTGGGATTGCTAGTATCTGTAGCTTCAGTGTCAGTCACTCGAGCAAGGTATCTAGAAGAAAAAGTGGCTAATGTCTATTGGGAATAAggttttgtttatatatatatttgtattacaaatgtgATTTGATATACCAGACTAAAAAAAATTGTGAGGTCCTTTAATAGAAGGCAAcagtggttgggttttttttttttttttttaatagacctTAAGACATACCACACATTATGAGATTTCTAAGCATTATCGTCATTTTGCACAGGGACAACATGAAGCACAGGGAAGAGAAATGTCTGCCCAAAATCATACAGTtgctggtggcagagctggaagtgGAAGCCAGGAGTTTCCGACTCCCCGTCAGAAATGTTATCTACTACACAGCACTTCTCCTTCCACCCTTTATATGTGGAGATAAGGACAAATCAAACATGCTAAATTATTGGAAAGATTAATAGTTAATAAACTAAAAGCAATTTTAAGTGAGGAGAGGTACATCTAAAGAGAAACACGagtgaaaaaatttaaaatacaattatGCAACATATAGACATTCATATACAGTCGATTCCCCTTATTAGCAATCTCTCTGTTGCCAGCAAAGAGTTGCTATTATCTGAAGGTTGTCAATAAGCAAAAGATAGATGTGCAGAGCTGCAACTCGGGGAGGAAGCACTGCGACATGCACGATACGTctccctgcagccctgcaaatctgcctATGATTGGGAGGGGagactgcagccagggaaggtaTGTCCGAGTGCTTCCTTCCTTTGCTGCATCCCTGCAAACCTTCCTGAAGCTGGGGCTTGGCACATTCCTGCACTTCCTTCCTGGCTGCTGTCCTGCAAATCTGCAGCCAACGAAGGAAGCACCAGACCTCACTTACAAGCTTGTTTAGGATTTTACGCCTTTGCcttcaaaatacaaaaaacaacaagTGTGAAATTACCCCAAAAGTAATATACAAGGTTTGGAGAGAGGAAAGATTCCTCCAAGACTGATTTCAGTGAGTAGCATCTTACATAAAAGGCTTTCAGTCAATTTATTTTTCCATGCCACTTCGTACACATCAGGAGACCCAATCACTACTCGCTGGTTCAACTGTTTGAAGTGATCAACATGGAACACCTGAGTTATGTTCATTTCCTGTCCTGAACGTTATATTAGTCCTCACCTGTGAAACTTTTTATCCCTGTACAAACGCCCATATTTATTCCGGATGACAAGGGAATAATAAAGCAAGGAGCCGGCAGCAGCAAGTATACCAATGACAATAATTTGTCGCAAAGTGGTGTTCAGTATACGAGGACACCCCACTGGGGAGATGCTGAAGTGCCAGGAAGCAGGAAACAAACAGGAGATGCTGATCCTGAAATGCATAAAGGAGACAGACTGTTTGAAATGCATCCTAAACGCAGGGAGCTAAGCCTTCTCAAAACTGGCTAAGAATTTGAACAAATACTTAAATGAACTTCCAACTTTAAAGGTACATACAAAGGACCTGCTCCTGTTACTAATAAAATTACACTAAACTCAGTGGGATCAAGATTACACCCTGAATGCTCAAAGAATTATCATCACAAGTTTAACAGCCAACAAACACCTTTCTGTCGGAACATGCATCCTACAATTTCAGTCATCAAACAGAACTTTAACTACCAAAATCTTAACGTTGCATAGGCCTCCTACTCAGGTTTTGCTTATGTGTCAATGACATCCAGCGTTAACAGAGGTTTTGCCTTTGTAAAATGCAAACAAGCTGGAAACCCAAATACTTCAGCACTATGATAGTACATGAGCTTAGTCAAGTGTTTGACACATGCAGCATTCTATTCCACACCACAAACTTTACAGTTCTTAATTTCTGCTTCAGAATCCATGCCCAACAAGTTTTAAAAGCTGCATAACAAAAGCTTCTTTCATAAGGCTCATTAGCACAAACATATCAGAATGAGTTTTGAATATAAAACTGTTAAAACCCTTTctgataagaatggccatactttgtcagaccaaaggtctatctagcccagtgtcctcttttccaacagtggccaatgccaggtgccccagagaatcatagaatatcagggttggaagggaccccagaaggtcatctagtccaaccccctgctcgaagcaggaccaattcccagttaaatcattccagccagggctttgtcaagcctgaccttaaaaacctctaaggaaggagattctaccacctccctaggtaatgcattccagtgtttcaccaccctcctagtgaaaaagtttttcctaatatccaatctaaacctcccccattgcaacttgagaccattactcctcgttctgtcatctgctaccattgagaacagtctagagccatcctctttggaaccccctttcaggtagttgaaagcagctatcaaatcccccctcattcttctcttctgcagagggaatgaacagaacaggtaatcatcaagcgatccatcccgttgcccgttcccagcttctggcaaacaaagaggctagggacaccattcctgcccatcctggctaatagccattgatggatctattctccatgaacgtacctagttcttttttgaaccctgttatagccttggccttcacaacagcctctggcaagcagttccacaggttgaccgtgcattgtgtgaaaaaatacttccttttgtttgttttaaacctgctgcctattaatgtattttggtgacccctagttcttgtgttatgagaaggagtaaataacgcttccatatttactttctccacaccagtcatgattttatagacctctatcatatctcctcttcgttgtcttttttccaagctgaaaagtcccagtcttattaatctctcctcatatggcggCCGTTTgccctttccaattccaatatagcttttttgagatggggcaaccacatccgcacacaatattcaagatgtgagcgtatcatggatttatataaaggcaatatgatctagcttaatttgcattttaatggAGCTATATTAAATGCCACTGTACTTACTTTCTTTTAATACCATTGTTTCATGGCACTCAATCTGTTGTGCTCTGGAGGATGGTGTTACAGTGAAAGTGCTTTATAATTCTAACACCTCTATTCTGCATTTATTCTTAGCTTTGCATAATCATGTTCAGCAGAAATGTGATCCAAGATTCGTCACTTTTTATTTTCAGAACAATTTCCAAATAACTAACCAACTAATCCTCAATGTCCCCATTATAGAACTATGGGAAAAAAAGAGATTGAGTGGATGCCCAGATTTAGAGGCACTCAAACCTCAGAGCTGGGATTGGAGTTCAAGATTTCTAGGATTGCAGCCCTGTATTCACCATCCTGCAACTCTAGCTGTTTGATATTGAGGATTAGTTTTAGAGTCTCACCTTCCCATGTTGGGATATTCTGATCAGGGCAGGCAGTCAGGCAAAGTAGCTTGTGTTCTAGTATCATCCAGACATTCCAGATTTATAAGGCACATGGATCCTCCCCAGAGCCATCGTTTTTCtattcctgtataacacagattttagttaaattaaaaagtgatcttctcactaaggccccaatcctgtaattcAGGAGCCCGAATGAAGTCAAACACTTATTAGGATTAGGTTTATATACTCCTTGCAGCATATGTGGTAGAGAAGCTCATTTTGAGAAGTTTATCTTTAGCTCTCGTAAATCACCAACAGGGATGGCAGCCCCCCAAATATAAATCATTCCAACTGTATTCTTCTGGAGGATTTTCAACATTTCAAACACAAAAAGCAATAAATCCAGACTACATTTCATGAATATTCTTAAATAAAGCATTTCTTTCCAATTAAtgccaaagcactttacaaacataggCCCCAATACTGCAGTAGGATCTGCACAGTTGGTTGATGGGATCCCATATGGATGTATGGGTGTGAAATTGTGAAATTGAAGCCCTAAATATATACTGAATGAATTATATGCATGGATCActtaccactgaaatgcaaccaccaaTGAGATGGAACAGCAGCTGTAGCAGTGCACAGCAACACCATATAAAAAGCTCAGGACGGGTGGTGCTGAAGAACAGTGAATCAAGTTGGAACTGCAGGGAGAATTTAAGGAAAAAATCTGAATAATTAAATTGGAATTTGATCCACACCAGCGTCAACACATTTCAACAGAGGAAACCTACCCGTTTACAAAAATTTCGGACATGTGATTTTTATCTACCATTGTTAAAAACAACATTTACAActgagggaaagaaaaaatacacctttttcAGTTTACTTTCCCATGTGACAGCACCTTTCCTATAATCAGTTTCATGTCTGTGTGGGCTTCAAACAATAACCATGGAGAGAAACATTAAAACCATGTAAATATAATTCTGAAACCACAAATTGCCATGGAAACTGTCAGGCATATGTAATACCCAGAACTACTTTTGTCTTCTTCTGCTTTATATTTTTTAAGCTTGTCTAGGTTTCATATTGGCAATGTTCCTTTATTAAATAAGTAAAAAGTTactatttcaaaataatttcggATGTACGATTCTTATTTATGGTCACACGTGCCCACTTTTACTCGAACCGTCATGTCAATCAACGATTCCGTAAATCCAGATTACAGGTTAAAAAAGCACTCTGGTTCACAAACCTCAGTGGAGTAAGGAAAAACTCTTTTTGAAAGACGTTGTGAGACCTGGATCACCAGATGCTTTTTCTCCCTCAGCTCAAAAATCCACATAGCAAATGCAACAACCACTATCATTGCCTTGAATATGAGAGTGTTTTCAAAGTCTCATTTACAAAATGACATATCAGCCAGCCTTAATTATTCTAGCAGATATGCTGTACAACGAAGATGCTACAAGACATTTTGAGAGTTAggttagaaaaacagccaatcctCTGTTAGTGCTGCAGTCAGTAAAACGGTGTCCTTCAATACTACAGAAGCCTGGAAAGATCAATATTTCAAGGTCTGCGTGGCCTTTAGCAACGGGAGGCAGATAAACTTTACTGACCCAGATGACAGAATTTAAATTCTGTATTCAGAGAGGGTTTGTTTGAAGGAAAGTAACAGGGTGCAAACCTGTAGGGTCACAGTGCAGCGTATGGTTTGATTAGCAAGGTAAGGACAGCAGCTCAGGAACGTTACTACTgcttagggcaagtctacacgaGCACACTACATTGGCATGGctacaccaatgcagctgctTCTCTGTAGCACCTGTGGTGAAGACGtgctatgctgacaggaaagtgctctcccgtcagcataatgactccacctccgcaagagtgtcctttccacatccctgagcgaggtaagttacatcgacttcaCCGGCAGTGTAGACCGGCCCAAAGCAAAAGGATAATAACGCCAAACTCTTATATAAACCTTTCCAACCCCAACATTTTCACAAGCCACAATTCACTCATTCTATCACAGAGCGGGGAAGTGACTGGCCCCAGGTGGCCACATAGTGAGCAACACAGCAGAATCAGGGCAGATCCCAGCAGTCTTAGCTCCCAGTGCCCCCCCTGCCCTAGTTCCCTAGGACCTCATTCCCCTCCTCAGGGgcgcggggagggatagctcagtggtttgagcattggcttgctaaacccagggttgtgagttcaatccttgagggggccatttaaggatctggggcaaaaattggggattggtcctgctttgagcaggggttggactagatgacctcctgaggtctcttcagccttgatattctatgattctatgattcctagaCTCAGAAAGAGAACCCTGGA contains:
- the ENTPD4 gene encoding ectonucleoside triphosphate diphosphohydrolase 4 isoform X1 — encoded protein: MGRISISCLFPASWHFSISPVGCPRILNTTLRQIIVIGILAAAGSLLYYSLVIRNKYGRLYRDKKFHRYLARVTDTEATDTSNPNLNYGIVVDCGSSGSRIFVYCWPRHNGNPHDLLDIKQMRDKNRKPVVMKIKPGISEFASSPERVSDYISPLLNFAAEHVPRAKHKETPLYILCTAGMRILPESQQKAILEDLLTDIPVHFDFLFSDSHAEVISGKQEGVYAWIGINFVLGRFEHIDDEDDAVVEVHIPTSENKEAIIRKRTVGILDMGGVSTQIAYEVPKTVSFASSQQEEVAKNLLAEFNLGCDAHQTEHVYRVYVATFLGFGGNAARQRYEDSIFTNTMFRNRLLGKQTGMTSESPYLDPCLPLEVEDEIRQNGQTLYMRGTGDFNLCREIIQPLMNKTNETQTSLNGIYQPAVHFQNSEFYGFSEFFYCTEDVLRMGGDYSAAKFIKAAKDYCATKWSVLQERFDRGLYASHADLHRLKYQCFKSSWMYEVFHSGFSFPINYSNLKTALQVYDKEVQWTLGAILYRTRFLPLRDIQQENFRGNHSHWRGFSFVYNHYLFFVCFLIVLLSIVLYLLRLRRIHRRMLRNGSSASLWLEEGLPPQKIPGAL
- the ENTPD4 gene encoding ectonucleoside triphosphate diphosphohydrolase 4 isoform X2; translated protein: MGRISISCLFPASWHFSISPVGCPRILNTTLRQIIVIGILAAAGSLLYYSLVIRNKYGRLYRDKKFHRYLARVTDTEATDTSNPNLNYGIVVDCGSSGSRIFVYCWPRHNGNPHDLLDIKQMRDKNRKPVVMKIKPGISEFASSPERVSDYISPLLNFAAEHVPRAKHKETPLYILCTAGMRILPESQQKAILEDLLTDIPVHFDFLFSDSHAEVISGKQEGVYAWIGINFVLGRFEHIDDEDDAVVEVHIPTSENKEAIIRKRTVGILDMGGVSTQIAYEVPKTEEVAKNLLAEFNLGCDAHQTEHVYRVYVATFLGFGGNAARQRYEDSIFTNTMFRNRLLGKQTGMTSESPYLDPCLPLEVEDEIRQNGQTLYMRGTGDFNLCREIIQPLMNKTNETQTSLNGIYQPAVHFQNSEFYGFSEFFYCTEDVLRMGGDYSAAKFIKAAKDYCATKWSVLQERFDRGLYASHADLHRLKYQCFKSSWMYEVFHSGFSFPINYSNLKTALQVYDKEVQWTLGAILYRTRFLPLRDIQQENFRGNHSHWRGFSFVYNHYLFFVCFLIVLLSIVLYLLRLRRIHRRMLRNGSSASLWLEEGLPPQKIPGAL